The Alligator mississippiensis isolate rAllMis1 chromosome 11, rAllMis1, whole genome shotgun sequence genomic interval ctaatgagagggggctgggctgggagcgggGAAGGGCAGGCGGGGTGCCAGGGGTCCGAAGAGATTCAGCCAAGCCCCACTCCAGCGCAGTGCATGGGCCCAGGATCCAGCCTTCCTCCGTCCGGGCCTCAGTTTCTCTACCTGTGCATTGGGAGCGTGtaggagcaaggggcaggtgcTTGTGCTCCCAGCGTGGAAGCACGTCAGGCCACGCCGGGGATGCCGTGGGCTCCATCAGCCAGGACTGAGCGTGCAAAGCCCTTCAGCTGTGCGGGACGGCGCTCGCCTTGGGGCATGTGCGCAGGGTTCGAATGCCGGGGGAGCTCGGGGGGCTGAGCGCATGTCAGAGCTGAGatcccccctgtaagatttgaaaaccATGACCTGGGGGGGTCTCCGATTTCATTAGGGCATCCTGGGGGGCAGCCCAGGTCTTTTTGCAGCCTCCTCCAAGAGTCCAAGTGTAGTTCAAGCCCTGCACGTGTGCACGCGCCTGCGTTCGTGGTGGGGTCCGCGCACCCCGGGGTGGTGGAAGCGGCCGCTGCGCCccgttccctgcagccccttctccgCTCTGTTTTGCTTTCCAGCCCCGCAGCGCCGGGTTTCCCTGGAAACTTTCACACCGTCCTGTCGAGTGACACCTGGGCCGGGCCTGGGAACGGGGCTGGCGGCTCCCTCTCAGCCCCTTCACACCTCCGCTCCCCTGGATGCACGACCGCAGGCCTAAGCGGCTGCCCACCCGGGACGCTGCCTGGGTCTGGGGATCTCGTCCCCCGCGGGAGGGCCGAggggggcagcccagctgggaaaACGCCGGGGTCAGGATCGGGCACGTGACAGCCAGGCCTGGTCGGGGATTGGGGCCCAACTGCgccaggcagagcccccctcAGGGCACGTAAGCTAAGCTCTAGCCCCacttcacagatggggaaaccgaggcacggaGCCGGGCATGACATGATCAGGTTTATCCAggagccagctccctgcctgctcatTGCCCTGGAGGTATCGCGGGCGTGTGATGGACCGacgggcagcacagcagggagcagagcgggGCCGGATAACAACCCCTGCCCCGCCGCTCTGCCATGCCCGGGGACctggctgctggcctgggccaagCCTGGGGGGACGGCGGGGGGCCTTCATTGCCACCCTGCCTGTCCCtacagcaggcaggggctggagcactgGCCGGACAGGAGGGGATCAAGGCCGAGGCCGTCTGTGCTCGAGTGTCCCCACGTCCAGGCTCTGCTTTGTTCAGCACCTGCCTCGGGCCTGGCCCATGCACTGCCCCGGCGCCTCGCCGGGGCCAGCCGTGCCGGGCGATGCTTGGTGCTGGGCACTGGCCGCCGGGCTCCTGGGCTGAGTCCAGCAGGAGCTCGGGGAAGGGGGTGCTCCAGGGTCCTTTGCCTGCCTGGCGCCTCCCTGCCCCGTGGCACCCTGTGCACCCGGGGCAGGATGGCCCTGCCCGCCCAGCGCAGGCACCAGGTGGTCACCAGCACGCTGAGGGGCCCGCGGCTTGCCCTCCTGCTCGGGGCCCTGCCCTCGCTGCCCGCGTGGGGGGGTGAACTAGCCCCCGGGAGCGCCTGGGACACCAGAGAGGGCTGCCCCAAGTCAGAGCTGCCCCCTCTTCTctgcagaagctgggggtgcCCCGGGgtaccccctgctccaggctagGCCAGGCTGTGCCCCAGCTTTGTGCCCCGTCCCGGTTGGGGGCTAGCAGCTGAGGAGAGGGGGCAAGACGGTCTGGCCCcgctgcccagctcagccccagagcCGGGCAAGAGCCGTGTCAGGCAGGGGTCGGGGTGCTGGACTGCTGCTCCAGTCTCGGCTCCGGGGCCTCCCAAAGCCCAGGCCCCGGAGAGGCGCTTGGAGGCCCAGTGTCAATGGGGTTGGCAGGCGGCTGCTAATGCAGAGCCAGGCCCCCTCCCCGCCTGGGCTCCAGCGCTAATGACCGCCAAGCCCCAGGCTAATCAGGCTcattcctcctgcctggggcaaggggGCTTTGAGGTGCAAATAggagcccgcccgcccgcccttgCCCCTGTAGGATGTGGGGCTGGACGGCTCCAAGGCCGGGGCGGTGCTGGGCCGGgctcctgggctgtggggcctGCCGGGGAGTTTCGtggggtgctgctgtggggacaggcctgtgcccccccagccagcccctcggTTGGGGCCCTGGGGACCAGGACACATGGCAGCCCCCATGGCCATGTGggagtgcacatgtgcatgtgggtgagtgtatgtgagtgtgtgcaaTGGCACGGGTCAGACCGTGTGCATGCAACCCCACGTGTGTGCAAGCCTGACTGGGTGTACGTGTACTTTTGTGTGCAACTGCACTCACGGCTGTGCCTGTGtgaatgcatgtgtgcacgccTGTGTGCTGGTGTATggctgcatgtggctgggtgtgagTGTGGCAGCGGGTGTGTGAGTGCATATGTGCAACTGTGAATGATTGCACCGGGTTGTGGGTGAGCACAGCTGTGTATGTGAGTGCGTGCATGTGGCTGCACACATCTGTGCTAATGTGGTTGCACATTTGAATGCACGTGCGCAACCAGGTGTGACAGCACCTGGCTGTGGGTGAGTGTGGCTGCACATGcaaatgcatgtgtgtatgcgcaACCACGTGTGACAGCACCCAGCTGTGTGTGGGCATGGCTACATGTGTGTGAGGGCACACGTGAAACCATGCACGACTACACCTGgttgtgcatgctgcagctgtgtacAAGCGCATGGGTGACCACATGTGACTGCGCACGGCTGTGCGTGGCCACAGCAGAGCGTGTGTGACTGCACGCGTGACCATGTGTGAGCGCACCTGGCTGTGCGTGAGCACGGCTGCACACGTGGGCGCAGTGCAGGGCTCTGCAAAGGGGCCGTTACGTCAAGCAGCAACATGAGCTGCCAAGGGCACCCGGCGGCGGCTGCCGGAGAGCCCCGCGTGCCACCCCAGGGACAGCCGCAGCTGCGGCCTCCACCCTCCTGGCCCCGTGGGTGCAGGATCAGGATCGTCCCGCGGCCACCGAGCCCCCGAGCCAGCCGcggcctcagcccagccggaCAGCAGAGgccagctggaggtgagggggtcACCCCATCCCgtcccccctgtgcccccaccccagagcccagggGTGTCTCCTCCAAGGAGGGGATAGGGAGCTTCTTCCCCAGGGGCACCCCACACCTCTGCCCACCGCCccggggcccagcccagctctccccgGGGCTCGGGGGCCTGGCGCATGGAGCAGGGCCGGGAGCTGGCACGCCGTCTGTGTCCCTCGCAGCGCGCCCCCAGGATGAACgccagcggggcaggggctggcaatgGGAGCGCGGGGCCCCTGCGGCTGCCCACCTTCTCGCCGGCGGCGCAGGCCCGCGTGGGCATCACGCTGGCGCTGTTCACGCTGGCGGCGGGCGGGAACGCGGCGGTGCTGCGGGCGGCCGGCGGCAGGCGGCGGGGACGGCGGTCCCATGTGCGGGTGCTGCTGGCGCACCTGGCGGCTGCCGACCTGCTGGTGGCCGTGGTGGTGATGCCGCTGGACGCCGGCTGGAACGTCACGGTGCAGTGGTACGCGGGCGACCTGGCCTGCCGCGCGCTCATGTTCCTCAAGCTGCTGGCCATGTACGCCTCGGCCTTTGTCACCGTCGTCATCAGCCTGGACCGCCAGGCCGCCATCCTGCGCCCGCTGGCCATCGCCCGTGCCCGCCGCCACAACCAGCTTCTGCTGTACGGCGCCTGGCTGCTCAGCGCCACCCTCGCTGCCCCCCAggtacctgcccctgccccctccacgcGCTCCCGGCCCCGGGTCGGGTTCACGAGGCCCCCGGGGTGCATATGGGCACGGGGGCAGGAGATGCCAGCATCCTCCGCCAGGcgagcctggctccccaccccctgcacgcGCCCCTGCGTGCGGCCCGAGGGccagggtgtggggtgggcacCGGCGTGGGGCTACCGCCGTGTCCGCTTGCAGCTGTTCCTGTTCCGCACCGTGACCGTCCGCGCCGCGCAGAACTTCACGCAGTGCACGACCCACGGCAGCTTCCCGCGGCGCTGGCACGAGATCCTCTACAACATGCTCAGCTTCGCCGGCCTCTTCCTCCTCCCGCTGCTCATCATGGTCACCTGCTACGCTCGCATCCTGCTGGAGATCTCCCGCCGCGCCGGCACCAGCCTCTGTGAGTGCCGCGGCCCTGGGGATGGTGTGGGGGGCTGCCCGGAGCCCCGCCGGGTGCTCCGCTCCGGAGAGGGAGGGTCCGTAGCACCCGGTCGTGGATGCCAGAGCAAGGGCTGcacccccagggccacagctccaggcTGGTCCCTCTGCCCAGGATCAGCTGCCTTTGCCGGGTGCCCGCGGGCGCCGGTCCAGGCGGTGCCCCGCTCACGGCTGCCCACGTCTGCCGTTGCAGTCTCCTCCAAGGAGGCACCACTGCGGCGCTCGAGGAACAACATCCCGCGGGCACGGCTGCGCATGCTGCGGCTGAGCCTGGCCATCGTGGGCTCCTTCGTGCTGTGCTGGACGCCGTACTACCTGC includes:
- the LOC102565418 gene encoding gonadotropin-releasing hormone II receptor; the encoded protein is MEQGRELARRLCPSQRAPRMNASGAGAGNGSAGPLRLPTFSPAAQARVGITLALFTLAAGGNAAVLRAAGGRRRGRRSHVRVLLAHLAAADLLVAVVVMPLDAGWNVTVQWYAGDLACRALMFLKLLAMYASAFVTVVISLDRQAAILRPLAIARARRHNQLLLYGAWLLSATLAAPQLFLFRTVTVRAAQNFTQCTTHGSFPRRWHEILYNMLSFAGLFLLPLLIMVTCYARILLEISRRAGTSLFSSKEAPLRRSRNNIPRARLRMLRLSLAIVGSFVLCWTPYYLLGLWYWFCPRTMERHVPPSLAHLLFIFGLLNACLDPLTYGLFTLPLRHRPRCCWPCGHRPPPGAEPTSPATGSFRCSASSIQARRGAPGTRHEAPDAPADLGPRAGSFHSSSL